The sequence TCAACAAGGTCACTTATCATCTCTTCATATTCCTTACGGCTCACCTCAATATCGAGATTTACAGGTTCTCCATTGACAATTGCTACAGCTACCTCCTGAACAGTGACATAAGGGCTATCCGATAATGCGATTTTGGTTTTTTCTGCTATTTCCTTCAACCTAACATGCCAGGGGAGGTTGGTATCCGATAGCTCAAGCCCGGTTTTTCTCCTTATTTGACCGAGAAAATAGGCTACCAACCTTTCATCAAAGTCATCCCCACCCAGAGCAGTATCTCCACAAGATGCAAGCACTTCCTTAATTTCTCCTTTTATCTCAAGGATGGAGACATCGAATGTGCCACCACCAAGGTCATAGACCATGATATATGGGCTTTCTACCTTTTCAATAAAGGATACATAGTCATAAACAAGGGAGGCGGCGGTAGGTTCATTAATTATCCTCAGTACCTCAAGCCCTGCTAATTCTCCAGCAGATATAGTTGCACGACGCTGGGCATCATTAAAATATGCTGGCACCGTAATTACTACCTTTTTAATATCCTGGCCAAGTTTAGCAGATGCCTTATCAACTAAGTATTTAAGGATAAAAGAAGATATTTCTTCAGGGGAAAAGGATTTTGCGCCAATGGATACCTTTATCTCTTTTCCCATCTGACGCTTTATTGACCTGACTGTAGCTCCCGGAAATGCCATAAGTCTATTTTTGGCTTGTTTTCCAACGAATATATGGCCTGTTGCTTCATCAAGACTGACTACTGATGGAACAATTGCCAGACCATCTTCAATCTCTATGGGAACAGATTTCCCGTCTTTAAGATAAGCAATGCAAGAATTTGTAGTCCCCAGATCTATCCCACACATTGGTTCTTTCATAAAATATCCCTCCTATTGTCGTGTTGAACAAATAACGCACGGAATTTGATTCTGGTAACTGGTGATTGGTAACTGGTAATTAAATACCGTTCGGCTGATCTCAGGACGAAACTATTTAACCAGTTACCAGTTACCAATTATCCATTTGCAGGTTATGAAATCTGATGATACGCCGTGCAAAACTTACTCAACACTAGTTTTTTGTAATCGTTCAGGGTAGTGTAAATAGGAAAAATAACCTCTTTCCTTATATTACACTCTGAATACTTACAAATTATCTAACCACAACCTTTGCTGGTCGGATCAGTTTCTGTTTATAGAAATAGCCAGGTTGAATAACCCTTTCTACCAGCAGAGGAGAAGTATCTTGAGAGAGTCTCTCTACAGCGTTATGAAGGGAAGGGTTAAATTCTACCTCTGTCTGACATACAATTGACAGCCCAACCGTTTCAAGCAAAGAGTCTATCTTTTGCCGAACAATAGCCATAACTTCAAGCCAGGTTTGTTGCAAAGGAAGATTGTCTGTTAGAGTTGCCTGTAGATGGAAAAAGGCATCGGATAAATCAATAAACCTTTCGATATCCTCTTTTCTTTCGGTAAATTCCTTTTCTGATAGCCGTTCAAGAATCTCTTCTTTGAACATCTCTACAAAAAGCCCCTGTTTACGAAGAGCTTTTTTTATCTCCCCTACTTCTTCTATTATCTCGTGTTTAGAGTTTCCAATCTTATAATTTATGTCATTCGATAACTCGGATAACTTATCTTTAATATTTCCTGTAAAAAAGAATCGTTTTATCTTAGACCACATTATATTCCTTTCATAACTATTTAGCCATTAGAAGGAATGGTTAAATAGCATTGGAAATTGGTAACCGTTCAGGCTATATATCAAAAGTGT is a genomic window of bacterium containing:
- a CDS encoding Hsp70 family protein; translated protein: MKEPMCGIDLGTTNSCIAYLKDGKSVPIEIEDGLAIVPSVVSLDEATGHIFVGKQAKNRLMAFPGATVRSIKRQMGKEIKVSIGAKSFSPEEISSFILKYLVDKASAKLGQDIKKVVITVPAYFNDAQRRATISAGELAGLEVLRIINEPTAASLVYDYVSFIEKVESPYIMVYDLGGGTFDVSILEIKGEIKEVLASCGDTALGGDDFDERLVAYFLGQIRRKTGLELSDTNLPWHVRLKEIAEKTKIALSDSPYVTVQEVAVAIVNGEPVNLDIEVSRKEYEEMISDLVDKTIVKVNEAISEAHLSIDAIGEVLLVGGATRTPIIQERLSEIFKRPIYHSVDPDLCVGLGAAVQNGLIAGEDVGHILLDVTAHSLGVKTADDFCETTGEADYFSTIIRRNTKIPVRKSNVYFTMVDEQEVVMVEVYQGESQSCKENSRVGKFIFELKPAPADSPVITEFAYDKEGLVHITVEQKGYNNKKTVTLNVRSKEIVDRQGKEEKQEILNYILQKARRLMKDEKLPANLRKEIELLGNDYEDALRSGGDKMIDDLEDNLLHKIEKAEERLTEDNE
- the grpE gene encoding nucleotide exchange factor GrpE; protein product: MWSKIKRFFFTGNIKDKLSELSNDINYKIGNSKHEIIEEVGEIKKALRKQGLFVEMFKEEILERLSEKEFTERKEDIERFIDLSDAFFHLQATLTDNLPLQQTWLEVMAIVRQKIDSLLETVGLSIVCQTEVEFNPSLHNAVERLSQDTSPLLVERVIQPGYFYKQKLIRPAKVVVR